The sequence gatagatagagatagagagataataGAAAGGAGGTGTAGGAGATGGAAAGTGGAATGAAGAAGTGTATAGATAAATACCTAAAGAGACAAATGACACTTAGtgggacacccccccccctcccacacacacacacacacatagtcacgtGGCCCAGTAACTCACACACTTAAAGTTAATGCTGTGATCAATGAGTAATGATGTGTGTGAGCTGGCTGGCCTTGAGTGGAGCAGAGAGAACGCAGCTGCCAGCACACTCTCCAGACAACTATCGATCCCTCCAGAAAATTTAAAGTCTGCacaagctctttctctctctttctccccctctctctttctctctctctctctctctcacacacacactcactcactcactcgctcactctccctccttccctctttctctcttgtattccctctatgtgtgcgtgtgtgtgtgtgtgtgtgtgtgtgtgtgtgtgtgtgtgtgtgtgtgtgtgtgtgtgtgtgtgtgtttgttgtgtgtgtgtgtatgtttcattCTCTCATGGTGTATTTGCCTATACTGTCTCCCAGTCTGTCTCTCAAGTACACATACAGTTACACACAGTTGGGCTCAGTATTCCTTCAGACCCTCAACTCTTGTTTTGTCCCGGTTGcggcgtgcgcgcacacacacacacacacacacacacacacacacacacacacacatacccatactctttgtcttcatctcttccacacacacacacacacacacacacacacacataatcttgGTGAATCAGAAGGTGAGTAGCAGCACCAGTGATTCAGTGCTGGTCAGCTGAATTTCTGGGGCCTGTGATTGGTTGGATGGGGAAGCACTTCCTGAACTGAAGGGGCGTCATTATCGACAAGAGCAAATCTAGATTCATAGCAGACCTTAAATCTCTTTCAGGTGccatatggctgtgtgtgtgtgtgtgtgtgtgtgtgtgtgtgtgtgtgtgtgtgtgtgtgtgtgtgtgtgtgtgtgtgtgtgtaggttagtaTATCTAGAGTCTTGTGTCAGTGTTACAGCCTTAGGGTCTTCGATGCCTCCGAATTTAATAACTTATAAATAATTCACTATagacactgcagagagagagagagggagagggagagagagagagggagagagaaaggaggttGAATATTCACTCAGTATTCATATTGAGTGAAGGCcttcattacacacactcatactgtacacccacagacacacacacacacacacacacacacacacacacacacacacacacacacacacacacacacacctacacacacacgcataatacATAATACTCATATGCATTGCACACAACTGGTCAgaatcactctctcacactggaTTCCCACATGAAAGACACATGCTCCAGATTTATGCTCCTCAGGTGTTTTATCACACCTGtgggatgtgcgtgtgtgtgtgtgtgtgtgtgcacgtctctctctctctctctctctctctctctctctgtatgtgtatgtgtgtatgtttatatgtgtgataTGCATTTAGCCTGTGCTCCAGACATGTGGCTTCGTTTAATTAGACAGAGAAAAGCAggggaggaaaaagaagagaagaaaaacaagagaggAAAATCATAATGTTGCTGCTGCTTCCACTGATGTTCAACAGCCTGCTGATTCAGCTTCAGCCACATCTTAGTCTTTCACTcgttcactctgtttctctctctctccctctctccctctctctctctctctctctttctctctctctctctgacattgaTCCACTCCCCTTTGATCTTGTTCTAACCCGTCGTCCCACAATCCCTTGGTACCAGACTCAGCATCCTCTATGTTGGATTCTCCCTTGTGCTGaagaccacatgcacacacacacacagacacacagacacacacacacacacacacacacacacacacacacacacacacacaattagacacacacacacacacacacaattagacacacacacacacacacacacacacacacacacacacacacacacacacacacacacacacacacacacacacacacaattacattacacgtgtgtgagagattaAAGTTAAAGACTGAACAATACTATATGAAGAACTATATCTCTTGGGATATTAAGACTTAAACTACATAATAGATGATTCAGTAATtaccatacacatacatacatatgtatgCCCACATTCAATTCATATAAATTATGGACATGAACGTCTTAGCATCACTCTCTATAGTGCCATCTGCTGTTGCCATGTGGTACAGCAACATCCTTCCCAGGTTTGTCTCGTTTGATCATTCACATGAAATCAtactacacagagagagggagaatgatgtATTGATTGATTCCCTTTAGTTTGTGATTTAATCGTTAATGCATGTTGGTTAATGTGtttgtgggggaaaaaacacactgtTTGTTTGCTATGTTTTTTTACAAATCCAAATGTGATTTTCAATGTTATGAAAAGATCGCCAGGCTACAGTAAATCCTGAAGCACAAAGGCAGTTGTATTAGTTTACAGTTGGCCTCCATAGCAGCACTATGCTGTACTGTAAACTtgcatttcattgttttgtttttcattcacattcacattcacatacacgcGCTCACAGGATGCCCACGGATTTATTTTATTCATGGCTTGGTGTCTCCttcaagcacagacacacgaaTACGCAACCAGACACATTCTgtgctacacaaacacacacacaaacacacaaacacacacacacacacacacacacacacacacacaaacacacacaaacacacacacacacacaaacacacacaaacacacacaaacacacacacacacacacacacacacacacacacacacacacacacacacacactcagacacacactccaatgcACACAGGATCTCTCTCGTTTCTGTGCTTCATTCTTCCTCTGCTATCTTCCCTTGAGTACTCATTggtttgtgcttttctctctctctctccctcttggtaTATCTCTTCCCATCTATCTGCTCTCCCAACGCTTCTGTGTGCGCCTCCTTATGTAATTATACATCTGATCCCTGTGAATGATGGGCATAGAACAACATAATGGTTTCTAAGAGTTTGGTGAAAATGCCCATCCATTTTGTCATGCCTTCaatcttcccctccctccctccctccctccctccattcctccatctctctctctctctctctctggctatcTATGCCTTTGtgggtgtatgtttgtattCTGTGAAAGATGAATCACCCGGCTTTTAAGCTAACTGGCTGGATTCGCGGTCCTCTCCTGTAGTGAGGATGATAATGGCTACACGGAAATTACTTCAATCAAAGGAGGCAAGCGCACGTAGAAATGGAATGCATTTGCCCACAGCTTTTagagtattatgggatggcttCCTACAGTTCTCGTCGGCCTGGTCAGTCTCCGGGGCTCACAGCCAGCCCTCACTATCAGAGTCCACCATGCTAAGGCCTCCTGGGCAGCAGCGGAGAGGGCAGGAGCTAAGGCTGACCGGTGCCTTGCTCAGGGACACTTGGACACGCACGCGGGAGCCGGGCTCAAATCCTTTGAGCTTCCTTAGAGTCTGGGGACAGGCTTTTGGCCTCCTGGGTCACACTGCCTTACTGctgcactgccacacacacacacactctctctcacacacatgcacacacatccacacacacacacacacacacacacacacgctcacactcactctctctcacacacacgcacacgcacgcacacacacacacacacacacacacacacacacacacacacacacacacacacgcgcacacacatacacacacatgtacacacacacacacacacacacacacacacacacacacacacacacacacacacacacacacacacacacacacacacacacacacacactcacacactcacactcaccctcacacataGTGTATCCCACTGTGTCTTCACGACAAAAcagataaaataataaatattaatgtgtttaatttatatagcacctttctcaaacccaaggtcactttacatAGTGGAAGGAAAATacagaacaaacaaataaaccacaagaaaagacaacaaacaaacaaacaagcaaacaatacAACAAAGAGAAGCcaagtgtacagggctatgtgttgggtgtggaggagaagtgatcattactgtaaacaaagtggtttgtgtgtttagtGCCCCCTTTTTTGAAAGACATacatcacacagatgcacacaattCGAAGAAGAGGCTAatgtaaaaatacacacacacacacacacacacacacacacacacacacacacacacacacaccagagcagcaaaacacacaccttttcCCAGCATTGCGAAGTGATTAGACACGTTCGACTGGATCCTGTGAGCTGATCATGTTACTGCCATTGCTCGTCAGTGCTCCGTCActttccctcttcccctcttcctttcctccttcctctcctccatcctccctctTTCATCTACTGGCCAGTGCCGGCACTCTGGCCTCGCCAGACAATCCTCCACTCTCCCTCATTATATTTCAGAGAAGAGTGATAACGGCAGTTTTATCTTTTTTCTGTACAATTCATGTGCATTTAAGCACCAGATTCCTTCGTTACTTTTTAATTTCCCATTTTCttactcatcctctctcttccctcctctgttccctacactccccccccccacctctctctctctctctctctctctctctctctctctctctctctctctctctctctctctctcgaaatATAGTTTCCTCGAGGCACTTTTTCTCCTCACCAAACTGCTACTAAGAAGAgtctttcatctttttttctgaGAGAGGGGCCTGGTGTAATAAGAAAttagggagaaatagagagcaagagagagagagagagagagagagatgagatgagagtgaaagagagaactgGGGGGTGAGAGAGTAAGTAAAGGGAAAGGGAGGATGAAATAACAGATAGAGGGGATGAGTGGAAATCTTGGAAGTGGGTGTGCTAGTTTGTTCACCTCTTTCAGTTAACTAACAGCAGCATTAGACAAAAAGCCATGGACAGATTCCGGAATGAAAgtagagagtgtgaaagaaggagagatggcagagaagatggaaagggagagaaagacattaAGGCAGCATTTTCAATCTTCATTTAATAATTGAATAATAATCTCCCAAGAGGAGTGACctagaactgagagagagagagagagaaagagagagagagagacagagaaggagtcagagagagagatggagatagaaacAGAGCCAATACAGCACAATACTGACATCTGGTGGTTGCACTGTGTCACATGTGTTAATGCAACCAAGAGACGaaggcatgcacacactaacacatacacacatgcactcacacagagatatacacacatacacacacacacacacacacacacacacacacacacacacacacacactcacacacacacacacacacacacacacacacacacacacacacacacacacacacacacacacgctcaaagaTAGATTCATTTATACAGTGATGCAGACAGGAAGaaagacatgcacaaacacacacacactcacactcgcacacacacacacacgcacacacacacgcacagcatgaAGCAGATGGAGGCCAAACCAAATTCAGATGTAGACGTTGGGCTCCTGGTCTCCGTGTCTCGGGGCCCTCCAGCGCAGCCTCTGGCCCTGACGTTGATGAACGAGTGTCGGGGAGACGGGGCCGCTGCTGGATCATCTTCCTCTGACAACCTGAAGGCAGCTCCGCTGCCAGGGAGGAGGGATAGAACTCGGTGTGCAGACAGGGTTTCGGTTCCACTCCAGACGTTCCGCAGACGTTCTGCAGACACTATTATCTCCGAACAGAACGAGCTCGTGGAGTCTTGGGGCCGAATGTGAAATGAAGCCTCGCCACTATATCTATttactctctctgcttctctctgtctttctctctctgtctctctatcgctctctttcactcctgttcttttcctctctgcaGTCATAATAGTCTACACTGAAAATCAAAGCTTGTTCCTCTTCACTTCTGGCGTCTTAAATAGTGggttttaaaagtgtgtgtgtgtgtgtgtgtgtgtgtgtgtgtgtgtgtgtgtctttttactTGTCTGCATCACTGTGTGCATTTATCTaactcttatgtgtgtgtgttgtacttgAGTGTCTATATGGtgcagtacagcacacctcacGCAAATATACGGACGGATATCTTGGCAAGcacattctctgtgtctcttcacATGTTATCCTGTCTAACATGGTTGTTGGGTCTCCGTGTGTTTCTTGGGGTTTGATAATGTGTAACGTTGTTGATGTCTAACGTTGTCGTTGcgtctctttgtgtctctccaCCTTTGATGATGTCCGCCGTTGTTGTCTAACGTTGTTGTCGTTGCGTCTGCGTTCTTCCTCTGTAGTTTGCGGCGAGAGGGCTACACCGTGCAGGTGAACGTGAACGACTACCTGGACATCTACTGCCCGCACTACAACACCAGCCAGCGGGGCCCCGCCGAGCAGTACGTGCTCTACATGGTCAGCTACCGCGGCTACCGCACCTGCGACCCGCAGCTGGGCTTCAAGCGCTGGGAGTGCAACCGGCCGCACGCGCCCCACGCGCCCATCAAGTTCTCCGAGAAGTTCCAGCGCTACAGCGCCTTCTCCCTGGGCTACGAGTTCCACGTAGGACACGAGTACTACTACATCTGTGAGTATATACTACCATACTGTTATATACCACGAGACTAGCACTACGTCTGTGAGTGTATACTTACTATTATATACCACCACACTAGTACTACTACATCTGTGAGTGTATATACCACCACACCAGTACTAGTGAGTGGagacacatactacacacacacacacacacacacacacacacacgtttcagtttcacaaacacattcaacaaacacacacacacgtttcagtttcacaaacacattcaacacacacacacacacacacacacacacactcattcaaacacaaccacattcagacacaacattatgcacacacacacacacacacacacacacacacacacacacagcagagacagTGGAGACCCTTGCGAGCGTATAGgctcccacatgcacacacatgcgctacCCTGCTCGTTAGGAGAGCTTATGTGCTCTATTGACCTTTTCATGTACGCTCGCCCTCATGATGAATAGGGCTGTtgtgttgacctctgacccggGGGGACCCGAGTGTCATAAccactatctgtctctctctcagctacGCCCACACACCACCACGGCCGCAGTTGCCTCAGACTGAGAGTCTACGTCTGCTGCTCCACAGGTGTGTCTCTCAttcccctgtttctctctctctctcccttcctttcctctgttcttctctctctctctccctttcccctgttcttctctctcaaattcaaattcaaaaagttGGTAAATGAATCTTTATAGAATTTGCCATATAATTAATACAATAACATTGACTAGCATGACTTCCAAGGATGTTTGTCTAGTaccaggtgtatgtgtgcatgtgtgtgtgtgtgtgtgtgtgagggggtctgctcacactcacacaaacataaacacacacgttcCAACACcactacacatacaccacaccacatgtatgcacacactctctctctctctcacacacacacactcacacacacacacacacacacacacctcaccgtACGTAATGTGAAAGCTCAGCATCCCCAgcatccaactctctctctcttgctctctcttcctcttttcttctctctctctctctctctctctctctctcacacacacacacacacacacacacacacacacctcaccgtACGTAATGTGAAAGCTCTGCATCCGCagcatccagctctctctctcccttgctctctctctctctttcactctctctctctctcactctctccttgccCTCACTGCCTGTCCAACCACATTAGCCCCTGCACTCCCTCAGTGCTGGGTTGAGTATATGTTGTGTTTACCTCTCCCCCCATGTCAACACTCATCACCTCTGATGCCCTCTTTTACTCTTTCTCTGTGTATAAtgtgattcacacacactcacacactcacacactcacacactcacacacacacacacacacacacacacacacacactgacctgaacTGAAAGATGGCATTGgttcttcgtgtgtgtgtgtgtgtgtgtgtgtgtgtgtgtgtgtgtgtgtgtgtgtgcgtgcgcatttgTATTTGTTGCTAACCCATGTTTCTGTGATCTGCAGCCTCTCATGTTGAAGATGATCCCTTCCAGCCTACTGAGCCAGACTTCACACTCAGACCCAGTATCAAAATCCAGGACCTaggtgagttacacacacacacacacacacacacacacacacacacacacacacacacacacacactcaactgtaATACTACATGCGACTGTGAGTGCAGGCTcgcagatgtgcacacacacagacacacgccacAAAGAGAGTCAATATTCTTCTGTCTTCAGCCACAAAATCTCCCCTGTGCTTCTGCATCCATATGGCAATGACATCCATATGCGTAATGACATTTGTCTGATCTGCTTTAATGTGCTATATTATACCTGCTCCTCTGGCTCGCTCTGGATGGCTATTATGCTCCTTCCCTCCATGGTTATTCTTCATAATAGTAGTTTCATAATACAGACCATTATCATGATCACACTAGTAATGCAGGTCAGTAAGCCCtcacaatgaacacacacacacacacacacacacacacaaagcaaatcAGTGAGATTACCACGACATGCTGAGCTCATCTGCCAATGTAACTTTCTAACATCGTTTCACCTCTTTCTATGTTTCTCTtgctctgtccctctttctctttctctctctctctctctctctctctacacacacacacacacacacacacacacacacacacacacacacacacaaattgtctCCCTCTATTTGCTGAAAGGGCTGACCAAAGTCAAAACCAAATTCTGTCcaagtatgacacacacacacacacatacacacacacacacacacaaagctctcaGTGCCGGATCATGTAATCATGTAGAGGAGGTACTTTTCTCAGAACACCTGAGTTGAATATTATGTAATTGCTGGGtattctctcatacacacgtaGAGCTCTGACAATAACTATTGCGTAGATAATCCCAGAGGCCTTGGCTAATTGCGTAAGTATTCTGACAAATACCTCTATTATAgagtgaccagacgtccccggtttcaggacacagtccccgtttttggttgcctgtccccgggaaaatacagaaaaacgacccatgtccccgttttttggaGATAAAACTCGTATGTATTTcgatcagattgatagtcaaactgaaaatgtccccgttttttccacatttttgggattatgtccccggttttggtctcggacatctggttaCCTTACTCCATTAGCATCTGGGCTGTTCTTAGTAAATCTGAACCTCTTGCCTTGACTTTACCCACCAAGGTCTTGGTTCCCTAATACTGATGGTAGCATTAGCACTTCAATGCAGATTTGTGTTCAATTGCTCAAAATGCTATCAGAACCATGAGACAAATTACATAATTTCATCTCTACTCAGCCTGGGGTTGCTTTAAAGCAGAGTTGAGTTATCCTCATTTGCACCAGCGTGACGTTATAGCTGGGAGGATGATTCCTGCCCTGTGTGAGTTTGTAGCGTTATTGTTAGCATTGTAATTAACATCATGATGCTAACGCTAAAGCGCTAATGCTTATTTACAGTGACAGTTCCCCGCAGCGGGAGGGTGCCATGTCCTCTCGCACTAGCTGGATaatttccctctcctctttcttttttccccctgcagtCCTGCAATGTTCTTCTGTTCCTCTTCTCACATCTATTTAAATCCACGTTGTTTTTTGTGGTGGTCtagctcccttcctctcctcttttcaccTCTCTTTTGTGTACTCTCACGTCAactctgctctctcactctctacttcctcaacacccctccctcctttcactcctctcctctctctctctctctctctctctctctctctctctctctcttctccattcttccctctttcctctctgcgCCCCATCTGTACTCAGACGTTGTGCTACATCTCAAGGACACAGCCAGGGCCCAGGCCATTTGAATGAGCGTGGGGGGATTGATCTGATGGATGGAGGCACTTTAAGAGAATAAAGGCCCATTGATTTGCTCTTATTTGCTGGAAAGTGTTGGAGGAGAGATAAATGCAGATGGGCCTGTCAGTCGTCTCCGGGTCCGACCCGCCCAATGATTTCCAATGCAGGATTGAAACCGAATCTGGCCAGCTGTCCGGCTCGAAAAAAaacttctttgtttgtttgtgtgtgtgtgtgtgagagagagagagagagacagagagagagaaagaaagagagagagagaaagagagagaaacacatgacaGTATCTAAGTCGAACAGAAAAGCATTTTctttttcccactctctctctctgcctctctctctctgtctctctctctctctctctctgtatgtttttgtgaGCTTGAGGCCAGAATTAGTTCTTGTCAGATCAACCCGAGAGCCAAAGGGACCTCAAGAGGGCCAAAAGGCTCCAAACCGCACACCCTTCAACCCATCTCTGTCAGTCAAACGctgtcaaacacactcacacacacacacacacacacacacacacacacacacacacacacacacacacacacacacacacacacacacacacacacacacacatgccataaaCAGAGAGtctaaatccttcttttttttcctgctgTTTGGGAAGCCAGCCCAGTCTATATTTCATAAAAAATTATTGGCAGGCAAAACTTCAGCGAGGGTGATCTATTCCTTCCCTTAAGGCGTTGTTAAGCGGCAGAGCCACAGAAGCCGCTTTCCTTCTCTCCGAGAGCCGGAGATCACAAAGCCCCCTCTCGGCAAAACATTCTTAAGAGGAAGGATAGCAGCGGAGcgtgaaaaaacaaaaactccaCTCGAGACTCGAGTCACCTGCGCTCAGGTGTTGGTGCAGCTGCTCGCCTGTCAAGACAGGTTAGGTTATCACTTCCACACAGAGTGCTTCACACATCAGACTCAAAACACTACTTAACTCGGACACCAAACCAGTATCAAAGTGCATGCCAGCTTTAATCGCATCAGTCAGTGCCACATTGGAACGTTAAATCCTCAGAGAGAAGTTGACTTCCTGGTTCGTGGGGTCATTGCTGGAGCGTGTTTTGTCGTGACAAGTGCAGTGCGATATAAGAGGTGGGTATGCGGATCTTAGATCAGATCACCTGCATGCTTGTTCTACATCGCATACACATCGCATGGTTGTTCTACATCGCATACCCACATCGCTCCGGTTTTGCATAACTACAACGAGAGACAATAACAGTATGTGTTCCATTTGTTACAAGTCACAAGTAACAAGTCACTGATAAGGCACATACATGCTGTTTATCAGCACACAGTGTGTAGCACATAGGTGTTAGTCACCCAGACGTACAATAGcacacaatagcacacacacacgcacgcacgcacgcacgcacgcacgcacacacacattcgcacacacacacacacatgtaaacattgGCTCTTGTTTTTCAAGATGTCATGTGGTGTTTTGCGACCTGTGAGGTTTTCCTCTGAACCCACTGGAATGCTGGCAGTCATACAGAATGTtctagaatgtttttttttctctctctcctcctccgggCACCTGTCCATAAGAGGGAGAAGGCAGCCTGTTATTGACCAAAAGATGGAAAGCCTTGGCTAAAAGTCAGCGTGTGCCCCACATTAACCCTGGATGCCCACAGGACAAACATATATCCCCCGAGTAAATCTTGAGCTGTTTCAAACCTGTTGGCTCAAGAACCAAAACCTAAAAGATCTTAAACAAAAACTCCCATTTAGTCCCTGTATACCCATTGCCACTCAtacttcattctctctctctctctctctctctctttctcttttctgtctctctcatgcacacagacacacagacacacagacacacacacacacacacacatacacacacacacacacatacacacacatacacacacacacacacacacacacacacacacacacacacacacacacacacacacacacacacacacacacacacacacacacacacacacacacacacacacactcgcatattCCGGGACATTTTAAAGCAGTTAGGACCTGGTTGCGCTGCGCATTTGCATCAGATTAGCATCACACAGCAGCTAATCCCTAATCTTGTAGCTGGATGGCATTTGTGTAACCTATCCCCTCTGTAGCCGCCGCGGGCCAAGCACCCCCTGCAGAGCAGCCCAAACCCTTTCATTTACGGGCGAAAGGGCACACGGTAACCTGGAGTGCCTCTCGTGGGTTagataaacatttatttatagccGTGGCTGTTTTCTGGGCAGGTCGAGTCGAATCATTTCAGGTGCTGTGTTGTGAGATGTGAGGAGCGCAGCTGTTGTTTGAAGATGCCGAGAGGCTCGCTGGCTGATGCGTGTTTGATGTTTGGGGTCGTGGTGCCCTGCATCCCCATCGCCTCCTCTGTACCCTGATAAGGAGACGGAATGTGCTGTTTGGTATACGTGGGGTATTTTTGCATTGatggggagtctgtgtgtgtgtgtgtgtgtgtgtgtgtgtgtgtgtgtgtgtgtgtgtgtgtgtgtgtgcgtgtgtgcgtgtgtgtgtgtgtgtgtgtgtgtgtttgtgggtgtgtgggtgtgcgtgtgcgtgtgtgcgtgtgtgcatggttCATTGAGTGAGCAAATGACGGTGAGAATATGTTGTAATGTTTACTGTGGGTGTTTGTTAGTAACAGAAGAGTCTTCTTCCCATAATTACTGtcaccaccacatacacacagacacgggcacacacacatgcatccacacacacacgcacgcacacacacacacacacacacacacacatacacacacacacacacacacacacacacacacacacacacacacacacacacactcacacacacacacacacacacacacacacatgcacaaaattcCCTGCATATCAGAAGTCACCCAAGCGCATCGGAAACTTGCATCAGTATTGTTACTGAGGTGTATAGAGGTCAGCTTTTGCGTCAGATGCACATCTACTGTATCACAACATATTTAAGCAAAACAGGTTATATCTACTCAGTGTCTGTgtcagtcatcacacacacacacacacacagacacacagacacagacacagacacacacacacacacacacacacacacacacacacacacacacacacacacacacacacacacacacacacacacacacacacacacacacataccagaggTGGTTGTGTGAGATTCCCCCCAGGCTGTGATGACTTATCTGGATTCCTCAGACATTTCGTCTGGACAGGGTGTTCTGCTTTACATAATCTCCCTCATAACCTCTCACATACTAACACTTACTAACACCTCACCTGCAGAAGACCtttaggctcacacacacacacacacacacacacacacacacacacacacacacacacacacacacacacacacac comes from Sardina pilchardus chromosome 6, fSarPil1.1, whole genome shotgun sequence and encodes:
- the efna3b gene encoding ephrin-A3b, with translation MGKWRIMAFATVCLCLLTLTCANFPAASGSRHTVHWNSSNIHLRREGYTVQVNVNDYLDIYCPHYNTSQRGPAEQYVLYMVSYRGYRTCDPQLGFKRWECNRPHAPHAPIKFSEKFQRYSAFSLGYEFHVGHEYYYISTPTHHHGRSCLRLRVYVCCSTASHVEDDPFQPTEPDFTLRPSIKIQDLDEYHPEVPKLEKSVSGSSPSRDQLLLTVATLFLAALSVS